A part of Lentimicrobiaceae bacterium genomic DNA contains:
- a CDS encoding DUF2807 domain-containing protein has protein sequence MKKIFFLLIMALFSFCGCMDCINGKGESVARVMQADPFTKIEVNVPAHLYLQQGTTQSLRIEAQQNILDEIACHVAGNTLVIELERKCLGSHKGINIFLTANTLEKLTVNASADVETKGTFKGEELKLAINGSGSVFLNVEYDELTCKIGGSGKILLKGTAKKQWFTINGSGNIHSEEMPGSRCSVDVNGSGNCYVMALEKLDVSISGSGNVSYKGSPDITTNINGSGNIRKID, from the coding sequence ATGAAAAAGATATTCTTTCTGTTAATTATGGCATTGTTTTCCTTTTGCGGTTGTATGGATTGCATCAACGGCAAAGGAGAATCTGTGGCAAGGGTTATGCAGGCTGATCCTTTTACAAAAATTGAAGTGAATGTTCCTGCCCATTTGTATCTTCAGCAAGGTACTACACAATCGCTTCGTATCGAAGCACAACAAAATATTCTTGATGAAATTGCGTGCCACGTTGCCGGGAACACCTTGGTAATTGAGCTGGAAAGAAAATGCCTGGGGAGCCACAAGGGCATCAATATTTTTCTTACTGCCAATACACTTGAAAAACTCACAGTTAATGCTTCGGCAGATGTAGAAACCAAAGGTACCTTTAAAGGAGAAGAACTGAAACTGGCAATCAATGGTTCTGGCAGTGTGTTTCTTAATGTAGAATATGATGAACTCACCTGCAAAATCGGAGGTTCCGGTAAAATTTTGCTGAAAGGTACTGCCAAAAAACAATGGTTTACCATCAACGGTTCAGGCAATATCCATTCTGAAGAAATGCCGGGAAGCCGCTGTAGTGTAGATGTTAACGGTTCAGGAAACTGCTATGTGATGGCGCTCGAAAAACTGGATGTTTCCATCAGCGGAAGCGGAAATGTAAGTTATAAGGGTTCTCCCGATATTACCACCAACATCAACGGTTCGGGAAACATCCGGAAAATAGACTAA
- a CDS encoding TonB-dependent receptor, translating into MRKIIFTLCIFTCFIYSVTAQQVTVYDKSDLQPIVNVSVYNQAKSAAEMTDAKGVAKLSAFKDNDTLFFKHIAYQEFKITKKALSQSKYKVYLADNIIRLDEVVLSANKFEEKKADIPHKIDIITAKQIAFNNPQTSADLLQQNGNIFVQQSQLGGGSPVLRGFEANKVLLVVDGVRMNNAIYRSGHLQSIITVDPNILQRVEVVFGPGSVIYGSDALGGVVHFYTPNPLLSFNGKPYVNSGFFTRYSSAANEMSGNVHFNIGLKKWAFLTNISYKNLDDLHMGSVRDPFYGDFGKCNYYVKRINGTDSLLKNSDPNLQKETGYSQYDIMQKILFQANRNTRYILNLQYSNSSNIQRYDRLQQFAGGLPKYAEWYYGPQSRLLASLRAELSGDRKLYDNWNTTIAYQNISEDRISRKYRKNNKQYQLETVDVFSLNTDLMKKVTPVNELRYGLETVYNSVSSEAYQKNILTGEKTYDMATRYPDDYNYMFTLAAYATHNWEISKKFIFSQGVRINYIALRSVYTDTMMKIMQFPFDNTIKQDNTAVNGNLGFVYLPGSNWRFALSAASGFRAPNVDDVGKVNDSNAKDHLLVIPNPDLKPEYSYNLDFTLGKTAFNTLNLEFTGFYTLLKDAIVSSSATFNGQDSVSYDGQMCGIQTNTNKGEAYIYGLQANAKLQLNPQLSVTSNLTYTYGRVKEGDQPLDHVPPFYGATTYHFELKKFHSEFSIKYNGWKKLKDYNPSGEDNLASATEKGMPAWYTLNLRAGYQITKQFNLQMALENMLDMHYRVFASGVSAPGRNFVITLRGNF; encoded by the coding sequence ATGAGAAAAATAATTTTTACTTTATGTATATTTACCTGTTTTATTTATAGTGTTACAGCGCAACAGGTAACAGTTTATGATAAGTCGGACCTGCAGCCCATCGTTAATGTATCCGTTTATAACCAGGCAAAATCTGCAGCTGAAATGACCGATGCCAAAGGCGTGGCAAAACTGTCGGCTTTTAAAGATAATGACACACTGTTTTTTAAGCATATAGCTTATCAGGAATTTAAAATTACCAAAAAGGCACTCTCTCAAAGTAAATATAAAGTGTATTTAGCCGATAATATTATCCGGCTTGATGAGGTGGTGCTTTCAGCGAATAAATTTGAAGAAAAAAAAGCGGATATCCCTCACAAAATTGACATAATCACTGCAAAACAGATAGCATTTAATAATCCGCAAACCAGTGCAGACCTTCTGCAACAAAACGGAAATATTTTCGTACAGCAAAGCCAACTGGGCGGTGGAAGCCCGGTACTCAGGGGCTTTGAAGCCAACAAGGTGTTGCTTGTTGTTGATGGAGTGAGAATGAATAATGCCATTTACCGTAGCGGTCACCTGCAAAGTATCATTACCGTTGACCCTAACATTTTACAAAGAGTAGAAGTGGTTTTTGGCCCGGGTTCAGTTATTTATGGAAGCGATGCCCTGGGAGGAGTGGTGCATTTTTACACCCCCAATCCTTTACTGAGTTTTAACGGAAAGCCTTATGTGAACTCCGGTTTTTTTACAAGGTATTCTTCGGCAGCCAACGAAATGAGCGGGAATGTCCATTTTAATATCGGATTGAAAAAATGGGCATTTCTAACCAATATCTCTTACAAAAACCTGGACGACCTTCATATGGGAAGCGTACGCGACCCTTTTTACGGCGATTTTGGTAAATGTAATTACTATGTAAAAAGAATAAATGGTACTGACAGCCTTCTGAAAAATTCAGATCCGAATTTGCAAAAAGAAACCGGGTATTCTCAATACGATATCATGCAGAAAATATTGTTTCAGGCAAACCGTAACACTCGTTACATTCTTAATCTGCAATACTCCAACTCCAGCAACATCCAACGCTATGACCGTCTGCAACAATTTGCGGGCGGATTACCCAAGTATGCCGAATGGTATTATGGACCTCAAAGCCGTTTGCTGGCTTCACTTCGGGCTGAACTCAGCGGAGATAGAAAATTGTACGACAATTGGAATACTACTATTGCTTATCAGAATATCAGCGAGGACAGGATAAGCCGGAAATACCGCAAAAACAACAAACAATACCAGTTGGAAACGGTGGATGTATTTTCGCTTAACACCGACCTGATGAAAAAAGTAACCCCGGTAAACGAATTGCGCTACGGGTTGGAAACCGTGTATAATTCGGTTTCTTCTGAGGCTTACCAGAAAAATATCCTTACCGGTGAAAAAACTTACGATATGGCTACGCGCTACCCTGATGACTATAATTATATGTTCACACTCGCTGCTTATGCTACCCATAACTGGGAGATCAGCAAGAAATTCATCTTCTCGCAGGGTGTACGCATCAATTACATAGCCCTGCGATCGGTATATACAGATACGATGATGAAAATTATGCAGTTTCCGTTCGACAACACTATTAAACAAGACAATACTGCTGTCAATGGAAATTTAGGCTTTGTGTATCTCCCCGGCAGCAACTGGCGCTTTGCCCTGAGTGCAGCTTCAGGTTTCCGTGCTCCCAATGTGGATGATGTGGGAAAGGTAAACGATTCGAACGCAAAAGACCATTTGTTGGTTATTCCCAACCCCGACCTGAAACCCGAATATTCCTACAACCTGGATTTTACACTGGGTAAAACAGCATTCAATACTTTAAACCTTGAATTTACCGGTTTTTATACTTTACTAAAAGATGCCATCGTTTCCAGTTCTGCCACTTTTAACGGGCAGGATTCCGTGTCGTACGATGGACAAATGTGCGGTATACAAACAAATACCAACAAAGGAGAAGCATATATTTACGGTTTGCAGGCAAATGCAAAATTACAGCTCAATCCGCAACTTTCCGTAACAAGTAATTTAACCTACACCTATGGAAGGGTAAAGGAAGGCGATCAGCCGCTTGATCATGTACCTCCTTTTTATGGTGCTACCACCTACCATTTTGAGTTGAAAAAGTTTCATTCCGAGTTTAGTATAAAATATAATGGCTGGAAAAAGCTGAAAGATTACAACCCCAGCGGCGAAGATAACCTTGCATCGGCTACCGAAAAAGGGATGCCTGCGTGGTACACCCTAAACTTGCGGGCAGGATACCAGATTACAAAACAATTCAACTTGCAGATGGCGTTGGAAAATATGCTTGATATGCATTACAGGGTTTTTGCTTCGGGTGTAAGCGCTCCGGGCAGGAATTTTGTTATCACCTTACGAGGAAATTTTTAA